A window of the Arenibacter algicola genome harbors these coding sequences:
- a CDS encoding rhomboid family intramembrane serine protease — translation MTESNYFKFSNSVIVFPMLAVLSIWTVYWFEIRFQVNFNDYGVYPRTLKGLRGIFLSPFIHSSVDHLYNNTIPIAILTASLAYFYRNIAIKVLLWGILLSGIITWLIGRPSYHIGASGLIYVLVSFIFFKGIISKHYRLVALSLMVVFIYGSLLWYIFPVEDGISWEGHLGGFVTGLFLAFAMKVPLPILKKYDWEKEDYNEEDDEFLKHFDEHGNFIESKPPVQEEDDIIIKYHFKKDSGEGKEDH, via the coding sequence ATGACAGAGAGTAATTATTTCAAATTTTCCAATTCAGTAATCGTATTTCCAATGTTGGCGGTGCTCTCTATCTGGACCGTATATTGGTTTGAAATTAGGTTTCAGGTGAATTTTAACGATTATGGAGTTTATCCAAGGACCTTAAAAGGACTTAGAGGCATCTTCCTTAGTCCGTTCATACATTCGTCCGTAGATCATCTCTATAACAATACCATTCCAATTGCCATTCTCACGGCATCCCTCGCTTATTTCTACAGGAATATAGCCATTAAAGTATTGCTTTGGGGAATTCTGTTGTCGGGGATTATAACCTGGCTAATTGGAAGGCCATCCTATCATATAGGCGCCAGTGGTTTGATTTATGTATTGGTGAGTTTTATTTTTTTTAAAGGAATAATATCCAAACATTACCGTTTGGTTGCCCTGTCCTTGATGGTGGTTTTTATCTACGGGAGTTTGTTGTGGTATATTTTTCCGGTTGAGGACGGTATTTCTTGGGAGGGCCATTTAGGCGGATTTGTTACTGGACTGTTTCTGGCATTTGCCATGAAGGTCCCTCTGCCCATATTGAAAAAATATGACTGGGAAAAGGAGGATTATAATGAGGAAGACGATGAATTCCTAAAACATTTTGATGAACACGGGAATTTTATTGAGAGCAAGCCTCCTGTCCAAGAAGAGGATGACATTATCATTAAATATCATTTCAAAAAAGATTCGGGAGAAGGGAAAGAAGATCATTAG
- a CDS encoding SusD/RagB family nutrient-binding outer membrane lipoprotein, producing MKKKINICLILLLTLSFSCSDSLEEVNIDPNTFPSAGDPQVLSAAIAYMGYIVDHDLNYEESMLWSQYYTWGIGVSIGNEERYVSAGGDFNGYWQRAYANCLTDLNYITKNSSSAAYRGIANVLKAYLFQGLVDHFGDIPFTEAISGAIEDGSILTPNSDSAEAIIYPGLVTMLDEALGDLALAEDGTVDEDDFIYQGDTDKWIKFANSLKLRILMRTSEVSAQGSAVQSLISNGTFIESVDDMPFIPFSGNTGDQNPMFARAEFGVGMFYFASNASLNLLESLNDPRAEVLYTKATTGTFAGNLRGIDQGTIDDEPFTAPASDYSMASEYAYSSTNPAILMSPWEVWFLRAEADVRYNTSDDAETAFSTAIELNFDYMEVADAATYISSLNFAGATTLDDKLDLIGIQKWISLNGTQEDEGWIETRRFDRPASRIFTDGIFQTPPLSVLPSGTFPSAWLYPESERSLNPNALPQRQLTDAIFWDN from the coding sequence ATGAAGAAAAAAATTAATATATGTCTTATTCTATTATTAACACTGAGCTTTTCATGTTCTGATAGTTTGGAAGAAGTTAATATAGACCCGAACACTTTCCCATCTGCTGGAGACCCACAAGTTTTAAGCGCCGCAATTGCCTATATGGGATATATTGTTGATCATGATTTGAATTACGAAGAATCCATGCTTTGGAGCCAATACTATACATGGGGAATTGGAGTTTCAATTGGAAATGAAGAACGTTATGTATCTGCAGGTGGTGATTTTAATGGCTACTGGCAACGTGCCTATGCCAATTGCCTTACCGATTTAAACTATATTACCAAAAATAGTAGTTCCGCAGCATATAGAGGCATTGCTAATGTATTGAAGGCCTATCTATTTCAAGGTTTGGTGGATCATTTTGGAGATATTCCATTTACTGAAGCCATTTCTGGTGCCATTGAGGACGGCTCAATATTAACACCAAATTCAGATTCTGCTGAGGCAATTATATACCCTGGACTGGTTACTATGTTAGATGAGGCTCTAGGTGATTTAGCACTAGCAGAAGATGGTACAGTTGATGAAGACGACTTTATCTATCAAGGTGATACGGACAAATGGATAAAATTTGCCAATTCATTAAAATTAAGAATTTTAATGAGAACTTCCGAAGTTAGTGCACAGGGTTCTGCCGTACAATCCCTTATTAGCAACGGTACTTTTATAGAGTCCGTTGATGATATGCCTTTCATTCCCTTTTCTGGAAATACTGGTGATCAAAACCCAATGTTTGCTAGAGCAGAATTTGGTGTAGGAATGTTTTACTTTGCTAGTAATGCTTCGTTAAACCTACTTGAATCACTTAACGATCCTAGAGCTGAGGTATTATATACCAAGGCCACTACTGGGACATTTGCAGGAAACTTGCGCGGGATAGATCAGGGAACCATAGATGACGAGCCTTTCACGGCACCAGCGTCTGATTATAGTATGGCTTCTGAATATGCTTATTCCTCAACAAATCCTGCTATCTTAATGAGCCCATGGGAAGTTTGGTTTTTAAGAGCGGAGGCCGATGTACGATATAATACAAGCGATGATGCCGAAACAGCATTCTCCACCGCTATTGAATTGAACTTTGACTACATGGAAGTTGCTGACGCTGCTACATATATAAGCTCATTAAATTTTGCCGGAGCAACTACTTTAGACGACAAACTTGATCTGATTGGTATACAAAAATGGATATCTTTAAATGGAACCCAAGAGGATGAGGGATGGATTGAAACTAGAAGATTTGATAGGCCTGCCAGTAGGATTTTTACGGATGGAATTTTCCAAACTCCTCCATTATCTGTTTTACCAAGTGGAACATTTCCTTCCGCATGGTTATACCCTGAATCTGAAAGAAGTTTAAATCCAAATGCATTGCCACAAAGACAACTTACAGATGCCATATTTTGGGATAATTAA
- a CDS encoding carboxypeptidase-like regulatory domain-containing protein, with product MQLSFAQEKTISGTVTDQDGLPLPGVNILVQGTTTGTQSDFDGEYTIMAEVGQVLVFSYIGQKNASMTVGASNTINVQMQEDAQALEEVVVTAFGTGDRNAKATVYANQTVKSEDLLSVPNKNALEALRGKAAGVNLSTA from the coding sequence GTGCAATTATCTTTTGCACAGGAAAAAACGATTTCAGGTACGGTTACGGACCAAGATGGTCTGCCACTCCCTGGAGTTAACATCCTTGTACAAGGGACCACGACTGGCACCCAGTCCGATTTTGATGGAGAATACACCATCATGGCAGAGGTAGGGCAAGTTTTGGTGTTCTCTTATATAGGACAAAAGAATGCTAGCATGACAGTCGGTGCCAGTAACACTATCAACGTACAAATGCAGGAAGATGCCCAAGCACTAGAAGAAGTGGTAGTTACTGCTTTTGGTACTGGCGACAGAAATGCAAAGGCAACGGTTTATGCCAACCAGACTGTAAAATCAGAAGACTTACTCTCTGTCCCTAACAAAAACGCTTTAGAAGCTTTAAGGGGTAAAGCTGCTGGTGTAAACTTATCTACCGCTTAA
- the fusA gene encoding elongation factor G: protein MARDLKYTRNIGIAAHIDAGKTTTTERILFYTGVSHKIGEVHDGAATMDWMEQEQERGITITSAATTCEWNFPMKNGAVIDETKPYHFNIIDTPGHVDFTVEVNRSLRVLDGLVFLFSAVDGVEPQSETNWRLADNYKVPRMGFVNKMDRQGSNFLNVCKQVREMLKSNAVPIVLPIGDEADFRGVVDLVKNRAIIWHEENFGGTFDVVDIPADMKDEVREYRAALIEAVAEYDETLMEKFFEDEDSITEDEVHAALRAAVMDMSIIPMICGSSFKNKGVQFLLDAVCRYLPSPLDKDAIIGTNPDTEKPESRKPSVKEPFAALAFKIATDPFVGRLAFFRAYSGRLDAGSYVLNNRSGNKERISRIYQMHANKQNAVEYIEAGDIGAAVGFKDIKTGDTLSDEKHPIVLESMNFPDPVIGIAVEPKTKADVDKLGMALAKLAEEDPTFQVKTDEASGQTIISGMGELHLDIIVDRLRREFKVEVSQGEPQVEYKEALTKNAAHREVYKKQSGGRGKFGDIVFEMGPADDDFVGTGLQFVDEIKGGRIPKEFIGPVEKGFAAAMKNGPLAGYEMDRMKVVLKDGSFHPVDSDALSFELAAKMGYKAAGKAAGAVIMEPIMKLEVLTPEENMGDIVGDLNRRRGTVTNMDDRAGAKVIKGTVPLSEMFGYVTSLRTLSSGRATSTMEFSHYAETPSNISEEVIKKAKGLTA, encoded by the coding sequence ATGGCAAGAGATTTAAAATATACAAGGAATATTGGAATTGCAGCACATATTGATGCTGGAAAAACAACTACGACCGAGAGGATTTTGTTCTACACGGGCGTTAGTCATAAAATAGGTGAGGTGCACGATGGTGCGGCTACAATGGACTGGATGGAACAGGAGCAGGAAAGAGGTATTACCATTACCTCTGCAGCTACTACCTGTGAATGGAATTTCCCTATGAAAAATGGGGCCGTTATAGACGAGACCAAGCCTTATCACTTTAACATTATAGATACTCCGGGACACGTTGATTTTACCGTTGAGGTAAACCGTTCCCTAAGGGTATTGGATGGTTTGGTATTCTTATTTAGTGCGGTTGATGGTGTTGAGCCACAATCAGAAACTAACTGGAGATTGGCCGATAACTATAAGGTGCCAAGAATGGGCTTCGTAAACAAAATGGACCGTCAAGGGTCTAACTTCTTAAACGTGTGCAAGCAGGTTAGGGAGATGTTGAAATCCAACGCAGTGCCTATTGTATTGCCAATTGGTGATGAAGCTGATTTTAGAGGTGTAGTTGATTTGGTTAAGAACCGTGCAATTATATGGCATGAGGAGAACTTTGGTGGTACTTTTGATGTAGTTGATATTCCGGCCGACATGAAAGATGAGGTTAGGGAATATAGGGCTGCTTTGATTGAAGCTGTTGCCGAGTATGACGAAACCTTAATGGAAAAATTCTTTGAAGACGAAGATTCCATTACCGAAGATGAAGTACACGCTGCTTTAAGGGCTGCTGTTATGGATATGAGTATCATACCTATGATCTGTGGTTCTTCATTTAAGAACAAAGGGGTTCAGTTTTTATTGGATGCCGTATGTCGTTACTTGCCATCGCCATTGGATAAGGATGCTATTATAGGTACCAATCCTGATACTGAAAAGCCTGAGTCCAGGAAGCCAAGTGTTAAGGAGCCGTTTGCTGCCTTGGCATTTAAGATTGCTACCGATCCATTTGTAGGTCGTTTGGCATTCTTTAGAGCATATTCAGGTAGATTGGATGCGGGATCTTATGTATTGAACAATCGTTCAGGAAACAAAGAGCGTATTTCCAGAATTTACCAAATGCATGCCAATAAGCAAAATGCAGTGGAGTATATTGAAGCTGGGGATATAGGTGCAGCTGTAGGGTTTAAGGATATTAAGACCGGGGATACCTTGTCTGATGAAAAACATCCAATTGTTTTGGAAAGTATGAACTTTCCTGATCCGGTTATCGGTATCGCTGTGGAGCCCAAAACAAAAGCTGATGTTGATAAATTGGGAATGGCTTTGGCTAAATTGGCCGAAGAGGATCCAACTTTCCAGGTAAAAACTGATGAAGCTTCTGGTCAAACTATTATTTCCGGTATGGGTGAGCTTCACTTGGATATTATTGTTGACCGTTTAAGACGTGAGTTTAAGGTTGAGGTAAGTCAAGGTGAGCCTCAGGTAGAATACAAGGAAGCATTGACTAAGAATGCCGCCCACAGGGAGGTTTACAAAAAGCAATCTGGTGGTCGTGGTAAATTTGGTGATATCGTCTTCGAGATGGGACCTGCTGATGATGATTTTGTTGGAACTGGTTTACAGTTTGTTGATGAGATCAAAGGTGGTCGTATACCAAAAGAATTCATAGGTCCTGTTGAAAAAGGATTTGCTGCTGCCATGAAAAATGGACCATTGGCCGGTTATGAGATGGATAGAATGAAAGTGGTTCTTAAGGATGGATCTTTCCACCCTGTGGATTCTGATGCACTATCTTTTGAATTGGCTGCAAAAATGGGTTACAAGGCTGCGGGTAAAGCTGCAGGAGCTGTAATTATGGAGCCTATCATGAAATTGGAAGTTTTGACTCCAGAGGAAAACATGGGTGATATAGTAGGTGACTTGAACCGTAGAAGGGGAACCGTTACCAATATGGATGACAGGGCAGGTGCCAAGGTAATTAAAGGTACAGTGCCATTGTCCGAAATGTTTGGGTATGTAACTTCTTTGAGAACATTGTCTTCTGGTAGGGCAACTTCAACAATGGAATTTTCACATTACGCTGAAACACCATCCAATATTTCAGAAGAGGTTATCAAGAAAGCAAAAGGATTAACAGCTTAA
- the rpsL gene encoding 30S ribosomal protein S12, translating to MPTISQLVRKGRVTITKKSKSAALDSCPQRRGVCTRVYTTTPKKPNSAMRKVARVRLTNGKEVNAYIPGEGHNLQEHSIVLVRGGRVKDLPGVRYHIVRGALDTAGVAGRTQRRSKYGAKRPKK from the coding sequence ATGCCAACAATTTCACAATTAGTACGAAAAGGAAGAGTCACAATTACTAAGAAGAGTAAATCGGCTGCTTTGGATTCGTGTCCTCAAAGAAGAGGTGTATGTACACGTGTTTATACTACCACTCCTAAGAAACCAAACTCTGCAATGCGTAAAGTTGCAAGGGTAAGGTTGACCAACGGGAAGGAAGTCAACGCTTACATACCAGGTGAGGGTCACAATTTACAAGAGCACTCGATAGTATTAGTAAGAGGCGGAAGGGTAAAGGATTTGCCAGGAGTTAGGTATCATATCGTTAGAGGTGCCTTGGATACAGCAGGTGTTGCTGGAAGGACACAACGTAGATCAAAATACGGAGCAAAACGCCCTAAGAAGTAA
- the rpsJ gene encoding 30S ribosomal protein S10, with protein MSQKIRIKLKSYDHNLVDKSAEKIVKTVKTTGAVVTGPIPLPTHKKIFTVLRSPHVNKKAREQFQLSSYKRLLDIYSSSSKTIDALMKLELPSGVEVEIKV; from the coding sequence ATGAGTCAAAAAATTAGAATAAAATTAAAGTCGTACGACCATAACTTGGTAGATAAATCTGCTGAGAAGATCGTAAAAACGGTAAAGACTACAGGTGCGGTGGTAACTGGACCAATTCCTTTGCCAACACATAAAAAAATATTTACGGTTTTGCGTTCACCGCACGTAAATAAGAAAGCAAGAGAGCAGTTCCAATTAAGTTCTTACAAAAGACTTTTGGATATATACAGCTCTTCATCCAAAACCATCGATGCCCTAATGAAGTTGGAACTTCCTAGTGGTGTTGAGGTGGAGATCAAGGTGTAG
- a CDS encoding lipid-binding protein, producing the protein MKYNIILNKLSYLFLSFALIASFVSCDQVESVPDENDILISEITGTWVVDMLYDGDPAGTNTISIYNTSANGTEFMWLDDQEHSWGLKAKVPLNLGALTFGGTDLEELYYDVTVTITDGVIVKGGATTPSGDVVDSISFKAEFSDIPGEIWEYSGYKSTAKINDLP; encoded by the coding sequence ATGAAATATAATATAATATTAAACAAACTAAGCTACTTGTTTCTAAGTTTTGCTTTGATAGCTTCATTTGTATCTTGTGATCAAGTTGAATCAGTGCCTGATGAGAACGATATCCTTATTAGTGAAATAACTGGAACATGGGTTGTAGATATGCTATATGACGGTGATCCAGCTGGTACAAATACTATCAGTATTTATAACACCTCGGCTAATGGTACTGAGTTTATGTGGTTGGATGATCAAGAGCACAGTTGGGGTTTAAAAGCAAAAGTGCCTTTAAATCTTGGTGCATTGACATTTGGCGGTACTGATTTAGAGGAACTTTATTACGATGTAACAGTAACCATTACTGACGGTGTAATTGTAAAAGGAGGTGCTACAACACCAAGTGGTGATGTTGTAGACAGCATTTCTTTTAAGGCTGAATTTTCGGATATTCCAGGTGAAATTTGGGAATATTCCGGTTATAAGAGCACGGCTAAAATTAACGATTTGCCTTAA
- the rpsG gene encoding 30S ribosomal protein S7, with protein MRKKQAKKRPLLPDPRFNDQLVTRFVNMMMWDGKKSVAFKVFYDAIDIVEEKKTDEEKSALELWKDALSNVMPHVEVRSRRVGGATFQIPMQIRPDRKISTAMKWLISYSRKRNEKAMSQKLAGEILAASKEEGAAVKKRVDTHKMAEANKAFSHFRF; from the coding sequence ATGAGAAAAAAGCAGGCAAAAAAGAGACCACTTTTACCAGATCCAAGGTTTAATGACCAATTGGTGACCCGTTTTGTTAATATGATGATGTGGGATGGAAAGAAGTCGGTAGCCTTTAAAGTTTTTTACGATGCTATAGATATCGTAGAAGAGAAAAAGACAGACGAAGAGAAAAGCGCATTGGAACTTTGGAAAGATGCATTGTCCAATGTTATGCCTCATGTTGAGGTAAGAAGTAGAAGAGTAGGTGGTGCTACTTTTCAGATACCTATGCAGATCAGACCAGATCGAAAAATTTCAACCGCAATGAAATGGCTTATCAGTTATTCTCGTAAGAGAAATGAAAAGGCAATGTCGCAAAAATTGGCAGGGGAAATTTTGGCTGCATCAAAAGAAGAAGGTGCTGCTGTTAAGAAAAGAGTGGATACTCATAAAATGGCTGAGGCCAATAAGGCATTCTCACACTTTAGATTTTAA
- a CDS encoding endonuclease domain-containing protein: MHKRKIISYTPNLKELARQLRNNSTKAEIILWQKLKGKQMYGYDFHRQKPVDNYIIDFFCHELMLGIEVDGYSHQIIEVFNKDVKKEGVMNMLGLHIFRFSDGQVLKDTDNVIRTIEWYIANFEEHTPDPSQEGS, from the coding sequence ATGCACAAGAGAAAGATTATATCTTATACTCCAAACCTTAAAGAGTTGGCAAGGCAGCTTAGGAACAATTCCACCAAGGCCGAAATTATCCTTTGGCAAAAACTTAAGGGGAAACAGATGTATGGGTATGATTTTCATCGCCAAAAACCAGTAGATAATTATATAATAGACTTTTTTTGTCATGAATTGATGCTGGGCATTGAGGTGGATGGCTATTCCCATCAAATTATAGAAGTCTTCAATAAAGATGTAAAGAAAGAAGGGGTTATGAATATGTTAGGTCTCCATATATTTAGATTTTCCGACGGACAAGTATTAAAAGATACCGACAATGTGATAAGGACTATAGAATGGTATATTGCCAATTTCGAGGAACACACCCCCGACCCCTCTCAAGAGGGGAGCTGA
- a CDS encoding endonuclease domain-containing protein gives MQKRKVIPYNPNLKELARQLRNNSTKAEIILWQKLKGKQMYGYDFHRQKPVDNYIIDFFCHELMLGIEVDGYSHQIIEVFNKDVKKEGVMNMLGLHIFRFSDGQVLKDTDNVIRTIEWYIANFEEHTPDPSQEGS, from the coding sequence ATGCAAAAGAGAAAGGTTATACCTTATAATCCAAACCTTAAAGAGTTGGCAAGGCAGCTTAGGAACAATTCCACCAAGGCCGAAATTATCCTTTGGCAAAAACTTAAGGGGAAACAGATGTATGGGTATGATTTTCATCGCCAAAAACCAGTAGATAATTATATAATAGACTTTTTTTGTCATGAATTGATGCTGGGCATTGAGGTGGATGGCTATTCCCATCAAATTATAGAAGTCTTCAATAAAGATGTAAAGAAAGAAGGGGTTATGAATATGTTAGGTCTCCATATATTTAGATTTTCCGACGGACAAGTATTAAAAGATACCGACAATGTGATAAGGACTATAGAATGGTATATTGCCAATTTCGAGGAACACACCCCCGACCCCTCTCAAGAGGGGAGCTGA
- the rlmB gene encoding 23S rRNA (guanosine(2251)-2'-O)-methyltransferase RlmB yields the protein MKNTEQIYGIRAVIEAIKSNEPIDKVFIQKGLKGDLSKDMETLIRKNGISSSYVPIEKLNRLTKSNHQGVVANISPITFLTVEELVEKTLETRTTPLFLLLDQLSDVRNFGAIIRTAECTGVDGIIIQKKGAAPVTADTIKTSAGAAFRVPIAKIDHIKDAVFYLQASGIKVIAATEKTENTIYEVSFKEPCAIIMGSEDVGISPSILKAADHMAKLPLLGEIGSLNVSVACGVFLYEAVRQRQEL from the coding sequence ATGAAGAATACAGAACAGATTTATGGCATCAGAGCCGTAATTGAAGCCATAAAATCCAATGAACCCATAGACAAGGTTTTTATACAAAAAGGCCTTAAAGGCGACCTGTCCAAAGATATGGAGACGCTGATCCGCAAAAACGGCATTAGCTCTTCCTATGTACCCATTGAAAAATTAAACAGACTTACAAAAAGTAACCATCAGGGCGTAGTGGCCAACATATCGCCTATTACCTTTCTGACCGTTGAAGAATTGGTTGAAAAAACATTGGAGACCAGGACAACTCCCCTTTTCCTACTATTGGACCAACTTTCGGATGTGCGCAACTTTGGAGCCATCATAAGAACGGCCGAATGTACCGGAGTAGACGGAATCATAATTCAGAAAAAAGGAGCTGCCCCGGTTACTGCAGATACTATTAAAACCTCTGCAGGAGCCGCCTTTCGTGTACCTATTGCCAAGATAGACCACATAAAGGATGCCGTATTCTATTTGCAGGCTTCTGGAATAAAGGTTATTGCCGCAACCGAAAAAACGGAAAACACCATATATGAGGTTTCCTTTAAGGAACCTTGCGCTATTATCATGGGATCTGAAGATGTAGGTATCTCCCCATCCATTCTAAAGGCGGCGGACCATATGGCGAAGCTTCCCCTATTGGGTGAAATTGGTTCGCTAAATGTTTCGGTGGCTTGTGGAGTTTTCCTTTATGAAGCAGTAAGGCAGCGACAGGAATTGTAG